TTTGCATTTAATACAAGGTTCACATACAACAAACGCCATTCGCTCCTCCTTCCAAATTTAATAATATAATATGACTTAACTTATAGGATAACGAAACCTGCAGGATTAATCAAATTTTTGTTCTTTTAATTCGCGGAACTTCCAATATTTGGGATAATTTTTAGAATTGGCTAAATCGTCCAATTCTCGAAGCAGGTCTTGCTGGTGTTTGGATAAGCGAACAGGTATCTCAACTACGATTTTATAGTATAGGTCACCCCTACCGCGATTATTCAAATGAGGCATTCCCAATCCTTTTTTTCTTAAAAGGTCACCGGATTGTGTGCCTTCAGGAATAGTAAGGTCAATCATACCATCAATAAGAGTAGGTGCTTTAATCACGGTTCCGGAGATAGCCTGGGATAAGGTTACAGGAACTTCACAATACAAATCACTGCCTTTGCGTTCAAACAAAGGATGTTCTTTTATCTGTAAATGGACATATAAATCACCTGGTGGACCTCCTCCTATTCCTGCTTCACCATCACCTACGGAACGCAAAGTTGTTCCAACATCTACACCCGGTGGAATATTAATTTCCGTTTCCCGTGTGGAAGAAATTCTTCCCTGACCTCCACAATGAATACAGGGGCGTGATATGTATTTCCCCTCTCCCCGACATTGAGGACAGGTTCGTGTAATGCTGAAAAATCCATGGGAAGCCCGTATTTGTCCCGTGCCTCCACATTGGGGACAAACTTCCATTTTTGAACCGGGTTCTGCACCGGTTCCATGGCATTCGCTACATGGTTCTTTGCATGAATAGCGAACTTTTTTCCTGGCTCCTGTGGCGGCTTCTTTTAATGTTATTGTTAATGTAGTTTGAACATCATTACCGCGCTGAGCATTGCTCCGTCGCCCTGTTCGACGGGTGCCGGAGCCAAAAATCATATCAAATAAATCATCAAAGGGCGACTCAAAACCTTCTCCGAAGCCTTCTGTAAACCCACGGAAACCGCCCGTGAAGTTTCCCATATCAAAAGGTTGTCCATCTACTGTGCCGTAACGGTCATATTGTGCCCTTTTCTCGGGATTTTTCAGAATATCATACGCTGCATTGATTTCTTTTAATTTTTCTTCTGCCTCTTTGTCGCCCCCGGTTTTGTCCGGGTGGTATTTATGTGCTAATTTTAAGTAGGCACGACGAATTTCGTCCTGCGAAGCATTCTTCGGGACACCTAATATTTCATATAAATCTTTACCACGAACCATATTATTACTTATCACCTACTACAATTGATAGTGTATTATACAAAATTATACAAAGAGGCAGAAGTCTTGTTTGATAACTGAAAGTCTTCAGGTTATACATCTACAACGCGTTGACCACCTTCCTCATTGGATGAAGTGTTTCCACTGTCAGAGGAAGTCTGTGTTGTTTGTTCTGCAGAAGGACCTTTTGCCTGAGTTGCGGCACGATACATGGCTTCTGACAATTTATGAGTAGTGGAAGTTACCTTATTCATTGCAGATTCAATATCTTCAATACGGTCTCCCGCTAATGCTTTACGCAATTCTTCTAGAGCAGATTCTACATCGGATTTTTCACTGGCAGAAACTTTATCACCGTATTCTTTCAAGAGTTTCTCAGTGCTATACAACAGCGAGTCCGCATTGTTTCGTACTTCTATTTCTTTACGCCGTCTTTTATCCTCTTCTGCATGCTGTTCTGCATCTTTTACCATCTTTTGAATTTCTTCTTCCGTTAGTCCACTGGAACTTTCAATACGAATTTTTTGTTCTTTACCGGTAGCGAGGTCTTTGGCGGAAACATGTAAAATGCCATTGGCATCAATATCAAATGTTACTTCGATTTGTGGGATACCTCGTGGTGCTGGCGGAATACCCACAAGGTCAAAACGACCTAATGTGCGGTTATCCCTTGCCATTTCACGCTCTCCCTGCAGTACATGAATAGTTACAGAAGTTTGGTTATCTGAAGCAGTAGTGAATATTTGCCGTTTGTTTACAGGGATTGTTGTGTTTCGTTCTATTAACTTGGTGCAAACGCCACCTAAAGTTTCGATACCTAATGACAAGGGAGTAACATCCAGCAATAAGATATCTTTTACTTCTCCTGCGAGGACGCCTCCTTGAATGGCGGCACCTACAGCGACTACTTCATCCGGGTTTACACCTCGGTGAGGTTCTTTTCCAAAGAGGTCTTGAACAATGCGTATTACAGCGGGCATGCGTGTCATACCACCGACAAGAATAACCTCGTCAATATCACTTGCTTTTAATCCAGCGTCTTGTAATGCTTGCAAGCAGGGTCCTTTTGTTCTTTGGAGCAAATCATCACAAAGTTGCTCTAATTTTGCCCGTGTCAGGGTATAGTTTAAGTGTTTCGGACCTGAGGCGTCTGCTGAAATAAAGGGCAGGTTAATATCTGTGGTCATTGTAGTGGATAATTCACACTTTGCTTTTTCTGCTGCTTCTTTTAATCTCTGCAACGCCATCGGGTCTTTTCGCAAATCTATACCCTGGTCTTTCAAAAATTCGTTGGCTAACCAGTCTATTATACGCTGGTCAAAATCATCACCACCTAAATGTGTATCTCCGTTTGTACTCAATACTTCGAAACTGTCATCACCGATAGCCAGGATTGAGATATCAAAAGTTCCACCACCTAAATCGTAAACGGCTATTTTCTCATTCTTTTTCTTATTCAATCCGTAAGCCAGAGCTGCTGCTGTGGGCTCGTTAATTATCCTCAATACTTCCAGGCCTGCAATTTTACCAGCATCTTTGGTTGCCTGTCTTTGGGAGTCATTAAAATAGGCGGGGACAGTGATAACAGCCTGGGTAACTTTTGTACCTAAATAGGTTTCTGCTGTTTCCTTCATTTTTTGAAGTATCATCGCAGAAATCTCAGGGGGTTTGTAGGTCTTGCCGTGAATTTCTACCTGACAGTCTCCATTTGGGGCTTCAGTTACCTTATATGGGACACGCTTAATTTCTTCTGTTGCTTCATGATAGCGACGACCCATAAAGCGTTTAATTGAAAATACTGTATTTTGGGGATTGGTAATTGCTTGCCGTTTTGCAATTGCACCTACCAATCGTTCTCCATCCTTTGTGAAGCCGACTACTGAAGGAGTAGTACGGTTTCCTTCTGCATTGGCAATGACTACAGGCTCGCCACCTTCCATCACCGCAACACAGGAATTTGTTGTTCCTAAATCAATTCCTATAACTTTTCTCATAGGTCTTTCAACCTCCTTTTGTAAAATTTTAGTAAAAAATGTTTTATTTTAGAACATTTTTTTTATTTTTTGTCATTGTTGTTTATTTTCTTCATTATTATTG
This Candidatus Hydrogenedens sp. DNA region includes the following protein-coding sequences:
- the dnaJ gene encoding molecular chaperone DnaJ → MVRGKDLYEILGVPKNASQDEIRRAYLKLAHKYHPDKTGGDKEAEEKLKEINAAYDILKNPEKRAQYDRYGTVDGQPFDMGNFTGGFRGFTEGFGEGFESPFDDLFDMIFGSGTRRTGRRSNAQRGNDVQTTLTITLKEAATGARKKVRYSCKEPCSECHGTGAEPGSKMEVCPQCGGTGQIRASHGFFSITRTCPQCRGEGKYISRPCIHCGGQGRISSTRETEINIPPGVDVGTTLRSVGDGEAGIGGGPPGDLYVHLQIKEHPLFERKGSDLYCEVPVTLSQAISGTVIKAPTLIDGMIDLTIPEGTQSGDLLRKKGLGMPHLNNRGRGDLYYKIVVEIPVRLSKHQQDLLRELDDLANSKNYPKYWKFRELKEQKFD
- the dnaK gene encoding molecular chaperone DnaK, producing the protein MRKVIGIDLGTTNSCVAVMEGGEPVVIANAEGNRTTPSVVGFTKDGERLVGAIAKRQAITNPQNTVFSIKRFMGRRYHEATEEIKRVPYKVTEAPNGDCQVEIHGKTYKPPEISAMILQKMKETAETYLGTKVTQAVITVPAYFNDSQRQATKDAGKIAGLEVLRIINEPTAAALAYGLNKKKNEKIAVYDLGGGTFDISILAIGDDSFEVLSTNGDTHLGGDDFDQRIIDWLANEFLKDQGIDLRKDPMALQRLKEAAEKAKCELSTTMTTDINLPFISADASGPKHLNYTLTRAKLEQLCDDLLQRTKGPCLQALQDAGLKASDIDEVILVGGMTRMPAVIRIVQDLFGKEPHRGVNPDEVVAVGAAIQGGVLAGEVKDILLLDVTPLSLGIETLGGVCTKLIERNTTIPVNKRQIFTTASDNQTSVTIHVLQGEREMARDNRTLGRFDLVGIPPAPRGIPQIEVTFDIDANGILHVSAKDLATGKEQKIRIESSSGLTEEEIQKMVKDAEQHAEEDKRRRKEIEVRNNADSLLYSTEKLLKEYGDKVSASEKSDVESALEELRKALAGDRIEDIESAMNKVTSTTHKLSEAMYRAATQAKGPSAEQTTQTSSDSGNTSSNEEGGQRVVDV